Proteins from one Triticum aestivum cultivar Chinese Spring chromosome 7A, IWGSC CS RefSeq v2.1, whole genome shotgun sequence genomic window:
- the LOC123154087 gene encoding putative leucine-rich repeat receptor-like serine/threonine-protein kinase At2g24130 produces the protein MAKLLAIPIIVILHVALIVPIAVPAAAAAMPQAPGAAAPVLADDRSALLDFLSGVSADPGVALADWGRSPRFCNWTGVACDHRRRVTQLVLSGRGIRGVLSPALGRLSFISVLDLSSNAFAGGIPEEIAALSRLTQLSLTNNLLEGAIPAGIGLLRELYYLDLSGNRLSGGIPDTLFCNCSALQYMDLANNSLAGDIPYSGECRLPSLRYLLLWSNELSGPIPTALSNSAILEWVDFESNYLAGELPPQVFDRLPRLQYLYLSYNNLSSHDGNTNLDPFFHSLSNCTRLQELELAGNGLGGRLPSFIGELSRSFRQIHLEDNAISGSIPPNISGLVNLTYLNLSNNLINGSIPPDLSRMRRLEQLYLSNNLLSGEIPQSIGELPHLGLLDLSGNRLAGAIPDTFSNLTQLRRLMLHHNRLAGAIPPSLGDCDNLEILDLSYNGLQGEIPAHVAAMSNLKLYLNLSNNHLEGSLPLGLSKMDMILALDLSSNELAGTIPSQLGGCVALEYLNVSGNALRGALPEAIAALPFLEAIDVSRNELSGALPETLQVSTSLREADFSYNNFSGVVPHAGVLANLSAAAFRGNPGLCVAGHIPGIATCGARRADHRRAVVPAAFGIVAAVCMMLFAAGCRSMATARSRRRSTWRVDIEQQAAEREHPRISYRELSDATGGFAESRLIGAGRFGRVYEGTLRGGARVAVKVLADPKGGGEVSVSFKRECEALRRTRHKNLIRVITTCSTASFNALVLPLMPHGSLEAHLYPHDDDGGGGSSSRLGFGQLVSIASDVAEGMAYLHHYAPVRVVHCDLKPSNVLLDDGMRAVISDFGIARLVAGAEASSSSSDDSAAPCNSIATGLLQGSVGYIAPEYGLGGHPSARGDVYSFGVLILELLTGKRPTDVIFDEGLTLHDWVRRHYPHDVAGAVAHAPWRRDGTVADMAVVELMELGLACTQHSPALRPTMADVCHEITMIKDGLAKHAGADDGDRSFSTIKDSLFSNSS, from the exons ATGGCCAAGTTGCTCGCCATCCCAATCATCGTCATCCTCCATGTCGCCCTCATCGTGCCGatcgctgtccccgccgccgccgccgccatgccacAGGCACCAGGAGCAGCAGCGCCAGTACTGGCCGACGACCGGTCCGCGCTCCTCGATTTCCTCTCCGGCGTCTCGGCCGACCCCGGCGTCGCCCTCGCCGACTGGGGCCGCTCGCCGCGGTTCTGCAACTGGACTGGCGTCGCGTGTGACCACAGGCGGCGCGTCACCCAGCTGGTTCTCAGCGGCCGCGGGATCCGCGGCGTGCTCTCGCCGGCGCTGGGGCGGCTGTCCTTCATCTCGGTTCTTGATTTGTCCAGCAACGCGTTCGCGGGTGGGATCCCGGAGGAGATTGCCGCGCTGTCGAGGCTGACGCAGCTGAGCCTGACGAACAACCTGCTCGAGGGCGCGATCCCCGCCGGCATCGGGCTCCTCCGGGAGCTCTACTACCTCGACCTCAGCGGCAACCGGCTCTCCGGCGGCATCCCGGACACGCTCTTCTGTAACTGCTCTGCGCTGCAGTACATGGACCTCGCCAACAACTCCCTTGCCGGCGACATCCCGTACTCCGGCGAATGCCGCCTCCCCAGCCTCCGTTACCTCCTCCTCTGGTCCAATGAACTCTCTGGCCCGATCCCGACGGCGCTGTCCAACTCCGCCATTCTCGAGTGGGTCGACTTCGAGTCCAACTACCTGGCCGGCGAGCTGCCACCGCAGGTGTTCGACAGGTTGCCGCGGCTCCAGTACCTCTACCTCTCCTACAACAACCTCTCCAGCCACGACGGGAACACCAACCTCGACCCTTTCTTCCACTCCCTCAGCAACTGCACTCGCCTccaggagctcgagctcgccgggaACGGCCTCGGGGGCAGGTTGCCGTCGTTCATCGGCGAGCTCTCGCGCAGCTTCCGGCAGATCCACCTCGAGGACAACGCCATCTCGGGATCCATCCCGCCCAACATCTCCGGCCTCGTCAACCTCACGTACCTCAACCTCTCCAATAACCTCATCAACGGCTCCATCCCGCCGGACTTATCGCGCATGCGGCGGCTCGAGCAGCTGTACCTCTCCAACAAcctcctctccggcgagatcccCCAGTCCATCGGTGAGCTCCCGCACCTCGGCCTCCTCGACCTCTCCGGCAACCGCCTCGCCGGCGCCATCCCAGACACGTTCTCCAACCTCACGCAGCTCAGGAGGCTGATGCTGCACCACAACCGACTTGCCGGTGCCATTCCGCCGAGCCTCGGCGACTGCGACAACCTCGAAATCCTCGACCTCTCCTACAATGGCCTCCAGGGCGAGATCCCAGCGCACGTCGCCGCCATGAGCAACCTCAAGCTGTACCTGAACCTCTCCAACAACCACCTGGAGGGCTCTCTCCCTCTCGGGCTCAGCAAGATGGACATGATCCTCGCGCTCGACCTGTCGTCCAACGAGCTCGCCGGCACGATCCCGTCGCAGCTCGGCGGCTGCGTCGCGCTCGAGTACCTCAACGTCTCCGGCAACGCGCTGCGGGGCGCGCTCCCGGAGGCCATCGCGGCGCTGCCGTTCCTGGAGGCCATCGACGTGTCGCGGAACGAGCTCTCGGGTGCCCTGCCAGAGACCCTGCAGGTGTCCACGTCGCTCCGGGAAGCGGACTTCTCGTACAACAACTTCTCCGGCGTGGTGCCCCACGCCGGCGTGCTAGCGAATCTGTCCGCGGCGGCGTTCCGAGGCAACCCCGGCCTCTGCGTTGCCGGGCATATCCCCGGCATTGCGACGTGCGGCGCGAGACGTGCCGATCACCGGCGAGCGGTGGTCCCCGCCGCGTTCGGCATCGTCGCGGCCGTGTGCATGATGCTCTTCGCGGCCGGGTGCCGGTCGATGGCGACGGCGAGATCAAGGCGGCGCTCGACGTGGCGCGTGGACATCGAGCagcaggcggcggagagggagcacCCGAGGATATCCTACAGGGAGCTCTCCGATGCCACGGGTGGCTTCGCAGAGTCTCGCCTGATCGGCGCCGGGCGGTTCGGGCGAGTCTACGAGGGGACGCTCCGTGGCGGCGCGCGCGTGGCCGTGAAGGTGCTCGCGGACCCGAAGGGCGGCGGCGAGGTGTCCGTCAGCTTCAAGCGCGAGTGCGAGGCGCTCCGGCGGACGCGGCACAAGAACCTCATCCGGGTGATCACCACCTGCAGCACGGCCAGCTTCAATGCGCTGGTGCTGCCGCTGATGCCGCACGGCAGCCTCGAGGCGCACCTCTACCcgcacgacgacgacggcggcggcggcagcagcagcagactaGGTTTCGGGCAGCTGGTGAGCATCGCGAGCGACGTGGCCGAGGGGATGGCCTACCTGCACCACTACGCGCCGGTGAGGGTCGTGCACTGCGACCTCAAGCCGAGCAACGTCCTCCTCGACGACGGGATGCGCGCCGTGATCTCCGACTTCGGCATcgcgcggctcgtcgccggcgccgaggcAAGCAGCAGCTCGAGCGACGACTCCGCCGCTCCGTGCAACTCCATCGCCACCGGACTGTTGCAGGGTTCAGTTGGCTACATCGCACCTG AGTACGGATTAGGAGGCCACCCGTCGGCGCGGggcgacgtgtacagcttcggcgtgCTGATCCTGGAGCTACTCACCGGGAAGCGGCCGACGGACGTGATCTTCGACGAGGGGCTAACGCTGCACGACTGGGTCAGGCGGCACTACCCGCACGACGTCGCCGGCGCCGTCGCCCACGCGCCGTGGCGGCGGGACGGCACGGTGGCCGATATGGCGGTCGTGGAGTTGATGGAGCTCGGGCTGGCGTGCACGCAGCACTCGCCGGCGCTGCGGCCCACCATGGCGGACGTCTGCCACGAGATCACCATGATCAAGGACGGACTGGCCAAGCACGCCGGCGCCGACGACGGTGACCGATCGTTCTCCACGATCAAGGACTCGCTCTTCTCCAACTCAAGTTAA